From Micromonospora rhizosphaerae, the proteins below share one genomic window:
- a CDS encoding sensor histidine kinase: protein MQLPPDRNYLETRHWRLTGWLLAAVWLFFLNIPLLAALHQPEPWRRVVGAGTLVAFGVCYVYVFQWARARRLTHRGIPVGRAWAAVALLLALGLAGIPGTGGDWLTTLVFVAAAAVFLLPSRQALVVVALTALTPPVTAALVPGWEAEGTVVFAVLLASFAMYGVTRLTQRNSELQAAQQEIRRLAVAEERARTARDLHDILGHSLTVVAVKAELAGRLLELDPARAATEIADVERLARQALADVRGTVGAYRGISLAGELAGARSALAAAGIAGELPDAVPELPAERDELFGWTVREAVTNVVRHSGARRCVIRVEPDLVEVRDDGRGPGEEAGPAGHGLVGLRERARRLDATLTVGRRPEGTGFLLQVALPRSERA from the coding sequence ATGCAGCTTCCGCCGGACCGGAACTATCTGGAGACCCGCCATTGGCGGCTCACCGGCTGGTTGCTCGCCGCGGTCTGGCTCTTCTTCCTCAACATCCCGCTGCTCGCCGCCCTGCACCAGCCTGAGCCGTGGCGACGGGTGGTCGGCGCGGGGACGCTGGTCGCCTTCGGCGTGTGCTACGTCTACGTCTTCCAGTGGGCGCGCGCCCGGCGCCTGACGCACCGGGGGATCCCGGTCGGCCGGGCCTGGGCAGCCGTGGCGCTGCTGCTCGCGCTCGGGCTGGCCGGCATCCCGGGGACCGGCGGCGACTGGCTGACCACTTTGGTCTTCGTCGCCGCCGCGGCGGTGTTCCTGCTGCCGTCCCGGCAGGCGCTGGTGGTGGTCGCCCTAACCGCGCTCACGCCGCCGGTGACGGCCGCGCTGGTGCCCGGCTGGGAGGCGGAGGGCACCGTGGTCTTCGCGGTGCTGCTCGCCTCCTTCGCCATGTACGGGGTGACCCGGCTGACCCAGCGCAACAGCGAACTCCAGGCCGCCCAGCAGGAGATCCGCCGGCTGGCGGTGGCCGAGGAACGGGCCCGCACAGCCCGGGACCTGCACGACATCCTCGGCCACTCGCTGACCGTGGTCGCAGTGAAGGCCGAGCTGGCCGGCCGCCTGCTGGAGCTGGATCCGGCCCGGGCGGCCACCGAGATCGCCGACGTGGAGCGGCTGGCCCGGCAGGCGCTGGCGGACGTCCGGGGCACCGTCGGGGCGTACCGGGGGATCAGCCTGGCGGGCGAACTCGCCGGCGCCCGCTCCGCGCTGGCCGCCGCTGGCATCGCCGGCGAGCTACCGGACGCGGTGCCGGAGCTGCCGGCGGAGCGGGACGAGCTCTTCGGGTGGACGGTGCGGGAAGCGGTGACCAATGTGGTGCGGCACAGCGGGGCGCGGCGCTGCGTGATCCGGGTGGAGCCGGACCTGGTCGAGGTCCGCGACGACGGCCGCGGGCCGGGCGAGGAGGCCGGGCCCGCCGGCCACGGGCTGGTCGGCCTCCGGGAGCGGGCGCGACGGCTGGACGCCACGCTCACCGTCGGCCGCCGCCCGGAGGGAACCGGATTCCTGCTCCAGGTCGCCCTGCCCAGGTCGGAGCGCGCATGA
- a CDS encoding ABC transporter permease, protein MTVAASPTTAPAARVDRRPPALGGFSTAVLAIEIRRVLRNRRTLMFTLVMPAVFFLLFGLPQRGQELPNGRPVTAWIMISLAVYAAMVATTSAGAAVATERALGWSRQLRLTPLRPAAYVATKVATAMVLGLLGVLVEFAVGAAAGVRVPADVWLLSGLAAWIGSLVFAAFGLFVGYLAPAENVMQFMGPILAILAMFGGLFVPLELLPHVFQQIAKFTPVYGVGVLARAPLTGDGVSWAAVANLVGWTALFGLGAARLFRRDTTRV, encoded by the coding sequence ATGACCGTCGCCGCCTCGCCCACCACCGCCCCGGCCGCCCGCGTCGACCGGCGCCCGCCCGCCCTCGGCGGCTTCTCCACCGCCGTGCTGGCCATCGAGATCCGCCGGGTGCTGCGCAACCGCCGGACGCTGATGTTCACGCTGGTCATGCCGGCGGTCTTCTTCCTCCTCTTCGGACTGCCGCAGCGCGGCCAGGAGCTGCCCAACGGCCGCCCGGTCACCGCCTGGATCATGATCAGCCTGGCCGTCTACGCCGCCATGGTCGCCACCACCAGCGCCGGGGCGGCGGTCGCCACCGAACGCGCCCTCGGCTGGAGCCGGCAGCTCCGGCTCACCCCGCTGCGCCCGGCCGCGTACGTGGCCACCAAGGTGGCCACCGCGATGGTGCTGGGGCTGCTCGGCGTGCTGGTCGAGTTCGCGGTCGGGGCGGCCGCCGGGGTGCGGGTGCCCGCGGACGTCTGGCTGCTGTCCGGCCTGGCCGCGTGGATCGGCTCGCTGGTCTTCGCCGCCTTCGGCCTCTTCGTCGGCTACCTGGCCCCGGCCGAGAACGTCATGCAGTTCATGGGTCCGATCCTGGCCATCCTGGCCATGTTCGGCGGCCTCTTCGTCCCGCTCGAACTGCTGCCGCACGTGTTCCAGCAGATCGCGAAGTTCACCCCGGTGTACGGGGTGGGCGTCCTCGCCCGCGCCCCGCTGACCGGCGACGGGGTCTCCTGGGCGGCGGTGGCCAACCTGGTCGGCTGGACCGCGCTGTTCGGCCTGGGTGCGGCCCGGCTGTTCCGCCGGGACACCACCCGGGTCTGA
- a CDS encoding ABC transporter ATP-binding protein encodes MTHTPPAVELAGLTKTFGPVTAVDGLSLRIAPGEVVAFLGPNGAGKTTTIDMLLGLARPDAGSVRLFGGTPADAVRYGRVAAVMQTGGLLKDLTVAETVRMTAHFYGRTRPVGEVLERAGIAGIADRPVGKCSGGQQQRLRFALALLPDPDLMVLDEPTTGMDVEGRRDFWQAIRADARAGRTILFATHYLDEADAYADRIVLVRQGRVVADGTTAEIKNLAAGRVVRATLPGADQATLAALPGVRAVEVRGDSVLVRTDDSDAVARHLLTRTAARDVEITSRNLEDAFLTLTTDSPTADGRTPDSLTAVRLTAQTIGA; translated from the coding sequence ATGACCCATACCCCACCGGCCGTCGAGCTGGCCGGACTCACCAAGACCTTCGGCCCGGTGACGGCTGTCGACGGGCTCAGCCTCCGGATCGCCCCGGGCGAGGTGGTGGCCTTCCTCGGCCCCAACGGCGCCGGCAAGACCACCACCATCGACATGCTGCTCGGGCTGGCCCGCCCGGACGCCGGCAGCGTCCGGCTCTTCGGCGGTACCCCGGCCGACGCCGTCCGGTACGGGCGGGTCGCCGCCGTGATGCAGACCGGCGGGCTGCTCAAGGACCTCACCGTCGCCGAGACGGTACGGATGACCGCGCACTTCTACGGCCGGACCCGCCCGGTCGGAGAGGTGCTGGAGCGGGCCGGCATCGCCGGGATCGCCGACCGCCCGGTCGGCAAGTGCTCTGGCGGTCAGCAGCAGCGGCTGCGCTTCGCCCTGGCCCTGCTCCCGGACCCGGACCTGATGGTGCTCGACGAGCCGACCACCGGCATGGACGTCGAGGGGCGGCGCGACTTCTGGCAGGCCATCCGGGCCGACGCCCGGGCCGGCCGGACCATCCTCTTCGCCACCCACTACCTCGACGAGGCCGACGCGTACGCGGACCGGATCGTGCTGGTGCGGCAGGGCCGGGTGGTCGCCGACGGCACCACCGCCGAGATCAAGAACCTGGCCGCCGGGCGGGTCGTCCGGGCCACCCTGCCCGGCGCCGACCAGGCCACGCTCGCCGCCCTCCCCGGCGTCCGCGCGGTCGAGGTACGCGGCGACAGCGTGCTGGTGCGGACCGACGACTCGGACGCGGTGGCCCGGCACCTGCTGACCCGGACCGCCGCCCGGGACGTGGAGATCACCTCCCGCAACCTCGAGGACGCCTTCCTCACCCTCACCACCGACAGCCCGACCGCGGACGGCCGCACCCCCGACAGCCTGACCGCCGTCCGTTTGACCGCCCAGACCATCGGAGCCTGA
- a CDS encoding alpha/beta hydrolase — protein MASAPTGRVDTIVLIHGLWMTSRSWERWADRYAARGFRVLTPAWPGMEVEVEALRADPTPIAQQRIADIVDHYTGIIRELPRPPIVMGHSFGGLITQILLDRGLGAAGVGVHPAPVKGVLKLPLSTLRSAFSILRNPANRHRAVWFSADDFHYAFGNTMSRADSDAAWERYAVPGAGHVFFEGAFANLDPDSAAQVDTRRDARAPLLLIAGGADHVLPPSVISSNAALYQKSTAVTAYHQFPGRSHFVGGEPGWEQQADYALDWAVEMANTVSPTVVSTAPGR, from the coding sequence ATGGCGAGCGCGCCAACGGGACGGGTCGACACGATCGTGCTGATCCACGGACTGTGGATGACGTCGCGCAGTTGGGAACGCTGGGCCGACCGCTACGCCGCCCGGGGCTTCCGGGTGCTCACCCCGGCCTGGCCCGGGATGGAGGTCGAGGTCGAGGCGTTGCGGGCGGATCCGACCCCGATCGCCCAGCAGCGCATCGCCGACATCGTCGACCACTACACCGGAATCATCCGCGAGCTGCCCCGGCCGCCGATCGTGATGGGGCACTCCTTCGGCGGACTGATCACCCAGATCCTGCTCGACCGCGGCCTCGGCGCCGCCGGGGTCGGCGTGCACCCCGCCCCGGTCAAGGGGGTCCTGAAGCTGCCGCTCAGCACGCTGCGCTCCGCGTTCTCCATCCTGCGCAACCCGGCCAACCGGCACCGCGCGGTGTGGTTCTCCGCGGACGACTTCCACTACGCCTTCGGCAACACCATGAGCCGGGCGGACTCCGACGCGGCCTGGGAGCGGTACGCCGTCCCGGGCGCCGGCCACGTCTTCTTCGAGGGCGCCTTCGCCAACCTGGACCCGGACTCGGCCGCCCAGGTGGACACCCGGCGCGACGCCCGGGCGCCGCTGCTGCTCATCGCCGGCGGCGCCGACCACGTGCTGCCGCCCTCGGTGATCTCCTCGAACGCCGCCCTCTACCAGAAGTCCACGGCCGTGACCGCCTACCACCAGTTCCCCGGGCGGTCGCACTTCGTGGGTGGCGAGCCGGGCTGGGAGCAGCAGGCCGACTACGCGCTGGACTGGGCGGTGGAGATGGCGAACACCGTGTCGCCGACGGTGGTGAGCACGGCGCCCGGCCGGTGA
- a CDS encoding site-2 protease family protein: MRASFRLGRIAGVPVGVNWSVLVIFLLIAWALSASLFPRSYPGHSALAYGAAGLSAAVVFFLGLLAHEVSHSVVAKRNGIGVGGITLWLFGGVSELKGEARDPGAELRIAGIGPLVSLLIGFFFGGMAVVLALAGQGGLLLGALSWLAGINILLAIFNVLPAAPLDGGRLLRAAVWKATGDRTKASVVAARAGWVLGAVLIGLGLWRFLVGAGIGGLWLALIGWFLIGAAGMEERQARMGSALRGVRVAEVMTPEPQTASAEMTVADFVDHHLFTYRHSSLPLTEDGGRPVGLVTLDRVRGIPADRRSATTLAEVACRADELVLASPDEQLNDLLPRLSECSDGRALVVTDQRLVGIVSPSDISRAVQRGSLREQMAGGRR; encoded by the coding sequence ATGAGGGCGAGCTTCCGGCTTGGCCGGATCGCGGGCGTACCCGTCGGGGTCAACTGGAGCGTCCTGGTCATCTTCCTGCTGATCGCCTGGGCGCTCTCGGCCAGCCTGTTCCCGCGCTCGTACCCCGGCCATTCGGCCTTGGCGTACGGGGCGGCGGGACTGAGCGCCGCGGTGGTCTTCTTCCTCGGCCTGCTCGCCCACGAGGTGTCCCACTCGGTGGTCGCCAAGCGCAACGGGATCGGCGTCGGCGGCATCACGCTCTGGCTCTTCGGCGGGGTCTCCGAGCTGAAGGGTGAGGCCCGGGATCCCGGTGCGGAGCTGCGCATCGCCGGCATCGGGCCACTGGTCAGCCTGCTGATCGGGTTCTTCTTCGGCGGCATGGCCGTGGTGCTCGCCCTCGCCGGTCAGGGCGGCCTGCTGCTCGGCGCGCTCTCCTGGCTCGCCGGCATCAACATCCTGCTGGCGATCTTCAACGTGCTGCCGGCCGCCCCGCTGGACGGCGGGCGGCTGTTGCGGGCCGCGGTGTGGAAGGCGACCGGCGACCGGACCAAGGCCTCCGTGGTGGCCGCCCGGGCCGGCTGGGTTCTGGGTGCGGTGTTGATCGGCCTCGGGCTGTGGCGGTTCCTGGTGGGCGCCGGGATCGGCGGGCTCTGGCTGGCGCTGATCGGCTGGTTCCTGATCGGCGCGGCCGGCATGGAGGAGCGGCAGGCCCGGATGGGCAGCGCGCTGCGCGGGGTCCGGGTAGCGGAAGTGATGACCCCGGAGCCGCAGACCGCCTCGGCGGAGATGACCGTCGCCGACTTCGTGGACCACCATCTCTTCACGTACCGGCACTCGTCGCTGCCGCTGACCGAGGACGGCGGCCGGCCGGTCGGCCTGGTCACCCTGGACCGGGTACGCGGCATCCCGGCCGACCGGCGCTCCGCCACCACCCTCGCCGAGGTGGCCTGCCGGGCCGACGAACTCGTGCTGGCCTCGCCGGACGAACAGCTCAACGACCTGCTCCCCCGGCTCAGCGAGTGCTCCGACGGCCGGGCGCTGGTGGTGACGGATCAGCGGCTGGTCGGCATCGTCTCGCCGAGCGACATCAGTCGGGCGGTGCAGCGCGGCAGCCTCCGGGAGCAGATGGCCGGCGGCCGCCGCTAG
- a CDS encoding maleylpyruvate isomerase family mycothiol-dependent enzyme has protein sequence MDRDDVWRTVDDERSSLADLLDDLSPEEWETPSLCAGWRVREVAAHLTLAHMGALPATLAMLRARGSFHRMVHDTAVRQARLPVEQYAVQLRGMVGSRRKAPGVTHLEPLLDILVHGQDIAVPLHRSRPLPLAAAATAATRAWTMGWPFHARRRLGGFELAAVDHAWSIGRGPRVQGPIAALLLLLTGRHGALAGLSGPGLAELEARLSRQPASGGRRPSAPGGCRAAPPD, from the coding sequence ATGGATCGTGATGACGTCTGGCGGACGGTCGACGACGAGCGGTCCAGCCTTGCCGACCTCCTCGATGACCTGTCGCCGGAGGAGTGGGAGACCCCATCTCTCTGCGCCGGCTGGCGGGTACGCGAGGTCGCCGCGCACCTGACGCTCGCCCACATGGGCGCGCTGCCGGCAACCCTGGCGATGCTGCGAGCCCGCGGCAGCTTCCACCGCATGGTCCACGACACGGCCGTACGGCAGGCCCGGCTACCCGTCGAGCAGTACGCCGTCCAGCTGCGGGGCATGGTCGGATCGCGCCGGAAGGCACCCGGCGTGACGCACCTGGAGCCGCTGTTGGACATCCTCGTGCACGGCCAGGACATCGCCGTACCACTGCACCGCAGCCGCCCGCTGCCCCTGGCCGCCGCGGCCACCGCCGCTACCCGGGCCTGGACCATGGGCTGGCCGTTTCATGCGCGCCGCAGGCTGGGCGGATTCGAACTCGCCGCCGTTGACCATGCCTGGTCCATCGGGCGCGGCCCGCGGGTCCAGGGACCCATCGCGGCGCTGCTGCTCCTGCTCACCGGCCGGCACGGGGCCCTGGCGGGACTGTCCGGCCCGGGACTTGCCGAGCTCGAGGCACGACTGTCTCGGCAGCCAGCTAGCGGCGGCCGCCGGCCATCTGCTCCCGGAGGCTGCCGCGCTGCACCGCCCGACTGA
- a CDS encoding MarR family winged helix-turn-helix transcriptional regulator: MSADRGTDEPNLGLLCFIAYRAMEARVLDALASAGFDDLTPAQGRVFARIGPNGTRVTDLAEQARVTKQTAAFLVDQLERAGYVRRVPDPRDARARLVTIAERGEAAITVARGAEAQVEAEWTRHLGRQAASQLRRALTRLREITDPYE; encoded by the coding sequence ATGAGCGCGGATCGCGGCACCGACGAGCCGAACCTCGGGCTGCTCTGCTTCATCGCGTACCGGGCCATGGAGGCCCGGGTGCTCGACGCCCTGGCCTCTGCCGGATTCGACGACCTCACACCGGCGCAGGGACGGGTGTTCGCCCGGATCGGCCCGAACGGCACCCGGGTCACGGACCTGGCCGAGCAGGCGCGGGTCACCAAGCAGACCGCCGCGTTCCTGGTCGACCAGCTGGAGCGCGCCGGCTACGTCCGCCGGGTGCCCGACCCCAGGGACGCCCGCGCCCGGCTGGTGACCATCGCCGAGCGGGGCGAAGCGGCGATCACGGTGGCGCGAGGCGCCGAGGCACAGGTCGAAGCCGAATGGACCCGACACCTGGGCCGGCAGGCCGCGAGCCAGCTCCGGCGCGCCCTGACCCGGCTCCGGGAGATCACCGACCCGTACGAGTGA
- a CDS encoding FAD-binding protein — protein MDELRRLVAGSDRIRAVGSGHSFNRLGDTTGDLVSLAGLPPTVELDPERATVTVAAGLSYGEVATRLHSQGYALANLASLPHISVAGAVATATHGSGDANGNLATAVAALELVTADGELLTVDRSDDRFAGMVVNLGALGVVTRVTLDVVPAFDVRQYVRLGLPRDALGAAFASAYSVSAFTDWRSSRLEVWRKQQADQPPPPARWFGTTAARADRHPVPGMPAENCSPQLGVPGPWHERLPHFRLRFTPSSGDELQSEYHLPREVAAAALAALDPVADRIAAVVQVCELRTVAADELWLSPNYRRDTLAMHFTWIGDEAAVTPVVAEAEQRLAPFAPRPHWGKVFGSSPGAVAAAWPRQADFLALLTDLDPTGKFRTELLDRYFPRR, from the coding sequence ATGGACGAACTGCGCCGGCTGGTCGCCGGCAGCGACCGGATCCGGGCCGTGGGCAGCGGGCACTCCTTCAACCGGCTCGGCGACACCACCGGCGACCTGGTCTCGCTGGCCGGGCTGCCGCCCACCGTCGAGCTGGACCCGGAGCGGGCGACGGTGACGGTCGCCGCCGGCCTGAGCTACGGCGAGGTGGCCACCCGGCTGCACTCCCAGGGGTACGCGCTGGCCAACCTCGCCTCCCTGCCGCACATCTCGGTGGCCGGCGCGGTCGCCACCGCCACCCACGGCTCCGGCGACGCCAACGGCAACCTGGCCACCGCTGTCGCCGCCCTGGAACTGGTGACCGCCGACGGCGAGCTGCTGACCGTGGACCGCTCCGACGACCGGTTCGCCGGGATGGTGGTCAACCTCGGCGCGCTCGGCGTCGTCACCCGGGTCACCCTCGACGTGGTGCCCGCCTTCGACGTGCGGCAGTACGTCCGGCTCGGCCTGCCCCGCGACGCGCTCGGCGCCGCCTTCGCCTCGGCGTACAGCGTCAGCGCCTTCACCGACTGGCGTTCGTCCCGCCTCGAGGTGTGGCGCAAGCAGCAGGCCGACCAGCCGCCGCCCCCGGCGCGCTGGTTCGGTACGACGGCGGCCAGGGCGGACCGCCATCCGGTGCCCGGCATGCCGGCGGAGAACTGCAGCCCGCAGCTCGGCGTGCCCGGGCCGTGGCACGAGCGGCTGCCGCACTTCCGGCTCAGGTTCACCCCGAGCAGCGGGGACGAGCTGCAGTCGGAGTACCACCTGCCACGCGAGGTGGCCGCAGCGGCGCTGGCCGCCCTGGATCCGGTGGCCGACCGGATCGCGGCCGTGGTGCAGGTCTGCGAGCTGCGCACGGTGGCCGCCGATGAACTGTGGCTGAGCCCGAACTACCGCCGGGACACCCTGGCGATGCACTTCACCTGGATCGGTGACGAGGCGGCGGTGACGCCGGTGGTGGCCGAGGCGGAGCAGCGGCTGGCGCCGTTCGCGCCGCGCCCGCACTGGGGCAAGGTCTTCGGCTCGAGCCCGGGCGCGGTGGCCGCGGCCTGGCCCCGGCAAGCCGACTTCCTGGCTCTGCTGACCGACCTCGACCCGACCGGGAAGTTCCGCACCGAGCTGCTGGACCGCTACTTCCCCCGTCGATAG